AGGCCCGTCGAGTTGAGTAGACCTTCCCTGCCGTGTTGCAGTCTTCGAAAGAGCATACGTAGGGCTGCAGGTCACACAATACATGCTTTCTAAATAGGACGCTGTGTCAATATATCAGCGAAACAAGACTACCATGATGAGGCTTACCTCCACTccttcctccgcaaaatGTAAACTGTCTGGCTGCAGATATCACAAAAGAAAGATTTCTGACTTCCCAACTCCACTAGTGGCGGCGGCAACACCATATTGGGCAAGGGCCGTTCGATGGACGAACGCGTTGAAGCGATCGAAGTACTAGGCGCATCTCCACTCTGAAGTGAACTACTGCGACTCGATGACTGGGAAGTAGAAGAATGAGACCCTAAAGGCCTTGCTCTGCCAGTCCAAAATGAGGGTTCCGGCACCGATATCTTAGTCTCTTCGCTGTGGGAACCATGCGTAGAAAGACCCGGGCTTGAGGGCTCTCTTTGGATTTCTGGCGTATCGACTGCTTCAACACTCTCAGTCTCTGGGGACAGGGATGCCTCGGACGAAGAGCATATCGCTTGGACGTTTAGGCGAGCGCTGCCGGGAGTCAAATGAGGCACGTTCGGATTGGCTTTAATATATCCTTCGATTTCAGCTCGTGAGATCCCGAGTTTCTCCGCTCGGCGCAGATTTGCATCCGCATACCGTCTCGCAAGGGGCTTTGAGATGTGTGGAAACCGGTCGAGGATGTTCCTGTAGTAGATACGAGCAGCAAATGGCATGTcttcagcgccatcgactTCCTTTGTATTCTTGACGTTGTACACTCTGGGAACTTCGGACCCAGGGACTGGACGGGCCTTTATTGAGATGATTTGAAAATCCTCTACTTGTTGGTGCTCGCTTGTCGGTGTCGTTTCGTTCAGCAAATCCTGACCACCATTGTCGAAAGTTAGGGGCGCATTCGGGGGCTCCAAACTGCTGAACCAGGAATGTAATGGCGTTATCTTTTTCAACTGATCGGAGCTATTATCTTGAAATATCGATTCTGGTTTACTTTTAACCGCATATCGGCGTTCAGGGATAGCACTGAGGTCGTTCTCCGGCGTCTCCGATCTATCGGTAGAACGACGTTGTTCGGGAAAAGGGGGTTGTGTGCCACCGTAGGCATTCAGGGGGATCTCTCTGGCTCCAAACAGTCTATGGTCTTCCTCGTTCTGCAGTTGTGATACCGTAGAACCTTCATCGATCTGATCTCCGTGCAAGGTTGATGATAGAAACTGCAATCCGCAGTGTCGGCTTCTCCGCGGGGACAGAAGTCAGCTTCTtttcgttcttcttcttcttcttaatGTCTTGTGCCCTAAGCAGACCGAACACTCACCAAGCGTAGAGAATGTCTACCTCTGCGTCAATAGGCTTCTGACAACTTGGTCGAGGACAGATTCCAATCCTCCATTGAAGCTGCGATATGATTATAGCCATCAATATTGTGGAACCAGGGCGGATCGAATAAGCCCAATCCTCTTTTCGCACAAGCTGACAATTATCAGAGGTATTGTAAAGCTCGTATTCTTCATTGATCACCTTTTGTTCTGCAGGCTTATCCCTGAATTCATTCTTCAAAAGGCCCTCGAGTAGCTTAGATGTGATTAGTAGCACTCTAGGCTAATTCGACAGTTCAATACATACCTCCCAGCGGCAGAACCATTCGTAGGGTAGTTGGAATCTTCGACCCATACAATCTCGCAGTTCGATTCCGGCATCCAGAAACTCATTTGGGGATGCGGGTATAGATCGCGGTTGGTGAAGTAAAATGTAATATATTTGCATATTGAATACATGCATCTTCCGAAAAAGGTGTCTCATTTCCATAGGGAAAGAGCTTAGGAAAGAGATGATCTGTTTCCCTAGGTCCTGGATGCTCATAAAAGACATGGGCATGGACGAAGTCGCTGCTGATATCTCTAGACAATTGTCGATATCTGAGTCAAAGTAACCAGCTTCGGTGCGAATCTCACTCAAGGAAGCCTGTGTATCGGCGGCAAATCGTGTcaatttcttattattaatttcaTGTTGTGCTTGAGCTTCTAGAATACTTTGTCGAAGTTCCGACATTCCAGTTCGCAGGTCACTGTAATGTTCCTTCTGGGTCTTCGCGATCCCATAACCCGTCTCTCTGCTTGAAGTAAGCAGCAGAAAATACATTTGGTAAGTAGGGCTTACGAGCTCTGTATTGCAATCAGAAGATTGATGCTTACAATCTTAGCAACAATAATGGCCCGAAATTCATTAACTTCTTTAGTAATTGCAACTGCCCATTTCGCTTGCTGAGTACCTCCATGTAATCGCGTTGGTGCAAACGCTCCCATAAATGCCTTATGCTGATGCAACTTGTCTAAGAACTCCACAAGTGGTATCCTCACAGACAGAGCCATGCCTCGGAGGGCATTCACACGGTGTATATTGTATCCATTAGGTTCCAGTTCTTGCAAATACCGTAGACATCTCTGCAGGCTCTCCAGTTCAAGAATCACCTGCTGGTATTGGGGGGCAGCGCCCCCAGCTGCCCTCAACGCCTTGCATATTTTCACAATCAACTCTGTGCGCCTGTCAGATTCCGTCCCACTACTCTTTCAAGTTTCGGCCCTGCGAGCCTAGATACATACCTCCGGCAGCGAGAAAATCCCCTACGCTGAAACCGAACGCGGGAAGAACCATAGTAAGGTATATGGTGATTAAGGGGGGTGTATGATGAAGACATTTGAGTTCCCGGGCGCAGCAGACTGGTTGTATTTCAGCTGCGACTAGTATCGACACCTGTGGCGCAGCGCTTCGGGTTTCTTTGCCCACTTTTGCGGGCGGATATGACTGGCCGGTAGGAGGGTTGACTCTTTTGGTGCAGCGCTAGAATCTGCATTAGATTATTTGGACATTATTCTGTTGGCTTGCTACAACTCTATCCAGGCTCTTAGACTGGCTCCGCGGGCTAAGTTACTGGactgcccttcttcttgttcgaCCTATTAGCGGCAGACTTCCGAGCCCCGTTAAGAGGTCTTAATCACCCCTCTAGCCGGCTGCCCCTCCGGCCACCAGCATAATGCCTCCCCATATCTACACAGAGGGATTGCCAGAACAACCAATCCCAGTTCCAGAATGGGGCCACCTCCCACTTGATATCTATCTTCTCGTTCGTACTCGCGACCCGCAAATCAAGGGAATGAATACTAATACAACACTTTCCAGGAACAATGGGCCACGCCCCATCCAGACACGCCAAACGAACTCCCCGAGCAGCGCCGCAAGCGCCTCGTCCGCCAGTGGCTGAATCTCGGGGCCGTTGGGAGAGAAGTTAGTCCTAGATTCTGCTATTCTCACATACTAAGTACCGCTCCCCTAACTTGAAATCCTAGCCCTACTCCAACCGCACCAGAAGCGAGCTGGCAACCTACGCGCCCGCTCAACCCACACAGGCCGAGATTAAGACAATTCTCCGCCCACTGCGCCCGGACTCTCTGCGCCGGTATGCAGACTACACATGCGACGAGGCCATCTGGGTGCGCATCTGCTACGATGTAGGAAATGAACAAGCCCGCGCAGCATTCTGGGATAAATACGTAGAGCATGCTCAAGTTATCAGCGCGGACTCGCTAGTCTTTGACGACAAAGGTCTCTTTGAGAATGCGGATATAGCGCGTGTTCTGGAGCTCTTCCCGGAGCGGGTGACGAATCCGTCGACTGCAGAGAAGCTCGCATTTGCGGAGAGCGAGCTGCGGAGGTCCTTCGATGAGTGGCTTGATTCTcaagagaagcagagcttacttgaggaggagcagcagatggTCGCACAGGGCAGGGGAGAGGAAGTAGCTAGGAGGTACTGGTCCTACCAGGCTGATTGTGTGGTAGCGCATTTGTTCATTGAGGACGCCGAGGCGCAAACTGCGgcgggtggaggaggggtgcTACATGTCTTCCTGGATGATTGTGGGAACCTGGtgaggaaggaaagggtgAAATGGGACCAGGTTGATAATTTTGATGGGGCTTGGTTTGGGGGGCATTGGAAGGAATGTTGGGCTTCTGATCCTGATggtggagagctgggagcCGCTTATCTGCCGGCGGGTGTGCGAGGGCCTCCGTATAATttgttatataatatctaactGTTCAATAGCGCTGGAAATGGGCCGCTCCCTGATATTCCAGTATAAAGGGCATTGTTCGCGCGCTAGGTCTGATGGCAACTATTATAGAAAGTCATACTAAGGTAGCAGATAGGCATGTACAAAACTAGTTAGATATAGTTATAGCTAGTACAGATTCTAACCCAAGAGATCaagtatctaatatatttaataggaTTCTTTATACCATTAGACTCTTCTCTTAAGTATGAATATAACTCGAGTATATCTCTGATTATATTACCTGGCCCTACCTCCTAATAGGTGCACTACTGCCCGAATCCTGGAGCTCTTCACCCATCGATATTATCTCACTGAAGGGATATAGGTATAGTACCTGTATTAAAAACCATAATCAATACAGGGATCTACATGAGAATACACGCCCAAGCAATCATATATCATATACCTCTCTCAATAGCGATTGCATTACCATTACTATATTGCTCCCGTCTCCAGCAAGAGCACAATATCAGAATGTCTCCCCTTTGTAGCCCACAGCCTAGCAAGGTCCAGAAACTGGTCTGTGATGCCACGAGCCGGGGCTTTGGCCAGTAGCAACCGCACAATACCCGCATGTCCCTGGCTCGCCGCCATCCACAGCGCCGTCTCGTAGTTCGCTCGACACGAGCAGTCAACATCGAGGCCATTGACAAGAAGCGCTCGCACCATTGGCTGGTTCCCCACATACGCAGCGAGCTCCAGGGCCCTGCCGCATTCTCGCGGTTGTAGATACGCGCCCGCCTTGAGCAGCAAATCGAGGATATCGCCATGCGAGTGGTATAGCGCTTGCCCGAGCGGGCTGTCAAATTTCGGATTATAAACACTCGGGCGTGCGCCTTTGCTCAGCAGGGCGCGCACGGCCTGGACGTTCCCCTGCTCAGCTGCGATCTGAAGCGCCGTGCCGTACCGGCCGGTATTCAGATTTGGATTGGCCCCTTTTTCCAAGAGGTGATGCATGACGGCTGCGGAATCGAGCATCAGAGCCACATTTAGCGCGCTTCCGTACTTGCCGCAGTGTGTATCTGGGTCTGCGGCGTGGTCGAGCAAGAGAATCGCGATGTTCTCATGGCCTATGGAGAGGGCGACCTCGATGGGAGTTGCGTACCCAGATGGGGTGAGGTTGGGATTTGCGCCGGCAGCCAGCAGAATGTGTATAATAGCCTCGTGGCCGCCGAATACGGCTCTCTGGAGAGCAGTCCCATGGTGACTCCCACAGTGGTTTGGTTTAGCCCTTTTGGCAAGCAGTTCTCGTACAACCGCTTCATGGCCTAGATGTGAGGCTATCTCAAGTGGACTGCCACCGTAGGCGTCGCAGTACACGTTGGGATCTGCGCCTTTCTCTAGTATAAGCGAGACAGCTGGGGCCAAGCCGATGAAACATGCATAAAACAGGGGGGagcaggttgttgttgtggaaAATCGTTTTCGGCCCACGGTGAGCAGAGGTTCTCTACGGACCAGGAGCCTGGGCGAGTCGATTATCGAGGCGGAGTATCTCTCCCAGCCGAAAGTTCTTCTCGGTTGGCATTCTGGGAGGGGAACCCTGAACAGTTGGGCCCACTTGGAAAATGCCTTTTCGCGGAGGAACAGGTCTtcaaggagtggaaggagatCTTGCGGCTCGTCACTTGCAACCTGAGCATGTGTTGGCCACTCCTGCGCTGCATAGGACGCGAGAGGGAACTCGAGATAGAGACAGGATTCCGTAGAGTGTTGCTCCAGATGGAGAACATATCGAAGACAAGTCGCAGCTATTACTGTATTGGCTTTCACCGGCTCCATAGCATCCATGAGAATCGTTCGTGCATGGTCTGAGGTGAGATAGTCCCGAACAGTCATGTGCGACAGGCGAACTAATTTGGTCTCATGGAAGTCTTCGATCTTGATCAAGGTTGAGCAAATCGACCGGATGTCCTGGGCATCTACCAGCCGATTCTGTGGGTCGAATACCGGGTCCCCTTCGAGCTGGACTGCGACAGCATCGATGATCTCCTCAAGCTTGACCGGCCGAACCGCATATACAAGCCACTGAAGGATCTTTATAGCGTACAGTCTGTTCCTGCCAATAATCCCGGAGAGGATTCTGGAGTAGTAATCTTCCAGCGTTTTTGGTAGCCTTGCCAGGGTTTGGCCCAGCATCGGAAGATCAAGACATTCGCGGACGGAATCAAGCTGACAGGCTGCGAGAAGAAACCTGTAAAATGACCGGTCAGCCTGTGATAGCTATCTCTAGAGCCTCGTGGGATGCAGACTCACATGCCGTCTGCTTGCCGCACTATCGTTCTCTCGATGTCTTTCTGGATTTCTGCCCTTTTCTTCCACCTACCCAGCCCTTCATCTAGGCCCAACCTCTGGCGGACATAGTGATGAATATCCCTGTTGACCAGATCCTTCTCGAGCCCGATACGGGCATTGCGGCCAACGATTACCTGGAGACGCTCTTCGATGTCCTTCTCCCGCCTGCTCGAGACACATAGATGCAGATCGATCTTCGTGCCAACTGTGAAGTATCTGATGGACCATAGAAGTTGCTCTCTGTCTATACACTCATCGATTGCATCGATGACCAGGAAGACGTCACTTTTTTTGTCAGCCATTTGCTGAAAGACCTCATGCATCTGCTGCCGCGATGGCTGCTTTTGCCCGTTGCTGCAGGATTTATACAGATCAGTTAACGGCGAACGATCAGCTGGATCGGTAATTGCGAGTTGCCAGAGAATCGACCGCAGCATCGCTTCTTGTGTAAGCTTTTCCGGGTCCGCAAAATCGAAGTAAAAGTACAGTAATGCATTAGATGCGTTCGTCAGTTTCCCCAAGCAGTCGTTAATCACCAAGCTGGTCAGAACAGTCTTTCCACTTCCGGGTGGGCCATGCAGCCATATTGATCCGGGCTGGTCTTTCCATTCCCTATAGGACGTCTTGTTCAGAAGCCAGGTCCCCGTCCCCGGCATTAGAGAGTCCGTTGCAGTGTTAAAACTTCTGGATGGATCAACTGGGGAGAGCCACCGACGGAGGCTTTCATCGGAAATACTCGACTTCACGATGTCGACATCGTTGGAAATACACGAAAGAGCTAAAAGGAAATAAACAGAGGTCAAGGTCAGCCTAGCCTCTGCGATAGGGCCTGCGATAGGGAGGATGCCGCATACAAATTCGAACGTCTTCCACCCAGGATGGCAATGCCACAACTTTGCTTTGCTTCAACGTGAGAAGCAGTTCCCTGGCGTaggctgccgctgccagCGCCGCGTATTTGTGGAAGATGTCGTTCTTATGGGAATCTGCGTAATCGCAGATTCCACGGATCACTAGACAAGGAAGACTGTTCATCAGTCccgcagcctccatctcaaaaCACAGAGGCTTCATTTCTGAGCATGCAATCTCGTCACGCATCGCGGTGTCTTTGACCAGAGAGTTCCCAGACGCAATTGTCCCATAGTGAACAGTTATCAACCGACCGCTGCGATCGGCTCGGGGAACCAGGTACTTGGGATCACATAATGAGCAGTTCCGTCCACCCTGATGAGGATAGTCGGCATGATATAGACAGTCCGTCAAAGGC
This region of Aspergillus puulaauensis MK2 DNA, chromosome 5, nearly complete sequence genomic DNA includes:
- a CDS encoding uncharacterized protein (COG:M;~EggNog:ENOG410PKAU;~InterPro:IPR035994,IPR002110,IPR020683,IPR027417, IPR007111,IPR036770;~PFAM:PF05729,PF12796,PF13637;~go_function: GO:0003824 - catalytic activity [Evidence IEA];~go_function: GO:0005515 - protein binding [Evidence IEA];~go_process: GO:0009116 - nucleoside metabolic process [Evidence IEA]), with translation MAKRKRSQIDFGDDAAIQREFSRPDTPEDDRSIDDYTVGWVCALQEEYDSACRMLDEEFDAVEVDDADDNSYTFGRIGPHYVVVGCLPAGVYGTSSAARVARDMVRSFPRLRFALLVGIAGGLPTAENDVRLGDVVVSMPHGSFGGVVQYDLGKLLPGGYFHRTGYLNSPPDKLLGVLPVLRRRYNDPKQPDRVAEHIHRMDDMPDYRKPLTDCLYHADYPHQGGRNCSLCDPKYLVPRADRSGRLITVHYGTIASGNSLVKDTAMRDEIACSEMKPLCFEMEAAGLMNSLPCLVIRGICDYADSHKNDIFHKYAALAAAAYARELLLTLKQSKVVALPSWVEDVRISLSCISNDVDIVKSSISDESLRRWLSPVDPSRSFNTATDSLMPGTGTWLLNKTSYREWKDQPGSIWLHGPPGSGKTVLTSLVINDCLGKLTNASNALLYFYFDFADPEKLTQEAMLRSILWQLAITDPADRSPLTDLYKSCSNGQKQPSRQQMHEVFQQMADKKSDVFLVIDAIDECIDREQLLWSIRYFTVGTKIDLHLCVSSRREKDIEERLQVIVGRNARIGLEKDLVNRDIHHYVRQRLGLDEGLGRWKKRAEIQKDIERTIVRQADGMFLLAACQLDSVRECLDLPMLGQTLARLPKTLEDYYSRILSGIIGRNRLYAIKILQWLVYAVRPVKLEEIIDAVAVQLEGDPVFDPQNRLVDAQDIRSICSTLIKIEDFHETKLVRLSHMTVRDYLTSDHARTILMDAMEPVKANTVIAATCLRYVLHLEQHSTESCLYLEFPLASYAAQEWPTHAQVASDEPQDLLPLLEDLFLREKAFSKWAQLFRVPLPECQPRRTFGWERYSASIIDSPRLLVRREPLLTVGRKRFSTTTTCSPLFYACFIGLAPAVSLILEKGADPNVYCDAYGGSPLEIASHLGHEAVVRELLAKRAKPNHCGSHHGTALQRAVFGGHEAIIHILLAAGANPNLTPSGYATPIEVALSIGHENIAILLLDHAADPDTHCGKYGSALNVALMLDSAAVMHHLLEKGANPNLNTGRYGTALQIAAEQGNVQAVRALLSKGARPSVYNPKFDSPLGQALYHSHGDILDLLLKAGAYLQPRECGRALELAAYVGNQPMVRALLVNGLDVDCSCRANYETALWMAASQGHAGIVRLLLAKAPARGITDQFLDLARLWATKGRHSDIVLLLETGAI
- a CDS encoding ankyrin repeat domain-containing protein (COG:S;~EggNog:ENOG410PWT5;~InterPro:IPR002110,IPR036770,IPR020683,IPR013087;~PFAM:PF12796,PF13637;~go_function: GO:0005515 - protein binding [Evidence IEA]) — encoded protein: MVLPAFGFSVGDFLAAGELIVKICKALRAAGGAAPQYQQVILELESLQRCLRYLQELEPNGYNIHRVNALRGMALSVRIPLVEFLDKLHQHKAFMGAFAPTRLHGGTQQAKWAVAITKEVNEFRAIIVAKIVSINLLIAIQSSETGYGIAKTQKEHYSDLRTGMSELRQSILEAQAQHEINNKKLTRFAADTQASLSEIRTEAGYFDSDIDNCLEISAATSSMPMSFMSIQDLGKQIISFLSSFPMEMRHLFRKMHVFNMQIYYILLHQPRSIPASPNEFLDAGIELRDCMGRRFQLPYEWFCRWELLEGLLKNEFRDKPAEQKVINEEYELYNTSDNCQLVRKEDWAYSIRPGSTILMAIIISQLQWRIGICPRPSCQKPIDAEVDILYACRHCGLQFLSSTLHGDQIDEGSTVSQLQNEEDHRLFGAREIPLNAYGGTQPPFPEQRRSTDRSETPENDLSAIPERRYAVKSKPESIFQDNSSDQLKKITPLHSWFSSLEPPNAPLTFDNGGQDLLNETTPTSEHQQVEDFQIISIKARPVPGSEVPRVYNVKNTKEVDGAEDMPFAARIYYRNILDRFPHISKPLARRYADANLRRAEKLGISRAEIEGYIKANPNVPHLTPGSARLNVQAICSSSEASLSPETESVEAVDTPEIQREPSSPGLSTHGSHSEETKISVPEPSFWTGRARPLGSHSSTSQSSSRSSSLQSGDAPSTSIASTRSSIERPLPNMVLPPPLVELGSQKSFFCDICSQTVYILRRKEWRKHVLCDLQPYVCSFEDCNTAGKVYSTRRAWFQHELKRHRNSTKYYCQFRTCKREFENGPAFRKHLGKSHAFTKQEIMDLDMKDVKRTTKAKHYSYCTFCDMHLDDETSIPRHVGRHLEELAFVILGKQYQEWEFYEESSTGTAISSYSSQHCRAIRQAILNGDVDTLVEFQEHGYDIMSFQDAIGQAWERACSERKQMFVWYLLRHGARPPSASILWAAHARDAEMIALLLQADLEIDPHFLSSVLARGDYELAEILIKASQQVGRPLDLNTVLGVFVEPDAVTPGMVDRLLEFIPATTDMIGRYTDAFYRAARAQNYELTKLFLAFSQSTWPDRLVRALEIVLADQIDWAGSQFTPPEPGSNTALIARALADHASRVVSQQDAKTTAMHIAALDGHTATVHYLLHAGCNLNEPDWANRYPLHRAIAGGHPRIGRLLLASGAEIDISAGRGQSVFQYANAKGYWAAELVDDFKARGLRSVEGDSHRSRCLHCAGEDALRLSGGLKMSLVHLPLLKWISRHIS
- a CDS encoding uncharacterized protein (COG:S;~EggNog:ENOG410Q25A), giving the protein MPPHIYTEGLPEQPIPVPEWGHLPLDIYLLEQWATPHPDTPNELPEQRRKRLVRQWLNLGAVGREPYSNRTRSELATYAPAQPTQAEIKTILRPLRPDSLRRYADYTCDEAIWVRICYDVGNEQARAAFWDKYVEHAQVISADSLVFDDKGLFENADIARVLELFPERVTNPSTAEKLAFAESELRRSFDEWLDSQEKQSLLEEEQQMVAQGRGEEVARRYWSYQADCVVAHLFIEDAEAQTAAGGGGVLHVFLDDCGNLVRKERVKWDQVDNFDGAWFGGHWKECWASDPDGGELGAAYLPAGVRGPPYNLLYNI